The genomic region TCGGCCCAAGCTATGGGAGCGGAGGCTCTCCGCTCGCGGAGGGGGTATGGGGGACACGCGACGGCTGTCCACCATCAAGCGGTCTCACCTGAAGGACGGCGACATCTGCTAAACATGTTCATCTTATGAACTCTCCTGCCTCCAATCTGATTTTTGGGGCGGCCTTCCTGCCGGCCTTGAACTCCGAGCCTCGAGCTGACAACCTATCCACGTCTTGAATCTCAAGCGCTGAGCAGAAATCGAGGACGTGATCGTGAACGCAAATAAGGGCTTCTACACGATAGAGTGGTTGAAAGAAGGTGTGAGCATGCTTGACCAGCGGCTCCTTCCTGAAACCGAGACATACAACCTCTACAAAGATTATCAAGGCGTAGCAAAGGCCATAAGCACAATGGTCATCCGAGGGGCACCGGCGATTGGCGTTGCGGCAGCTATGGGGATCGCCCTCGCCGCCAATCAGCTGTTGGCATCCAAATTCGGGGAGTTCTCGCGAAAGATGCAGCCCGCATTCGGATTGCTCGCCTCGACCAGGCCGACTGCCGTCAATCTCTTTTGGGCGCTCGAGCGCATGAAACGTCGTCTCCGGGAGCTCAAAGACACCTCAATCGACGACATTCGAAAGGCGCTTGTAGATGAGGCGCTGGCGATTCGGTCCGAGGATGTCCAGAGCAATCGTCGGATGGGCGAGTTTGGTGCGACGGTCCTCGATGACCAAGATACCGTCCTGACGCACTGCAACGCGGGGGCGCTGGCGACGGCCGGCTACGGGACAGCGTTGGGCGTCATCAGGGCCGCGGTCGAGG from bacterium harbors:
- the mtnA gene encoding S-methyl-5-thioribose-1-phosphate isomerase, translating into MNANKGFYTIEWLKEGVSMLDQRLLPETETYNLYKDYQGVAKAISTMVIRGAPAIGVAAAMGIALAANQLLASKFGEFSRKMQPAFGLLASTRPTAVNLFWALERMKRRLRELKDTSIDDIRKALVDEALAIRSEDVQSNRRMGEFGATVLDDQDTVLTHCNAGALATAGYGTALGVIRAAVEAGKRIRVLADETRPVLQGARLTAWELQKDGIPVTVITDNMAGSLMAKGLVQKVVVGADRIAANGDVANKIGTYSVAVLASYHRIPFYVAAPLSTIDMSLSDGSKIPIEQRSPEEVTHIGGRRIVPESVPVKNPAFDVTPSKLVSAIFTERGIARAPFSESLAQMFKL